The sequence below is a genomic window from Tubulanus polymorphus chromosome 1, tnTubPoly1.2, whole genome shotgun sequence.
CCATCAATTGGGGCACGGGACGCAAAGCAGTGACTGTGCGGCCTCATTCATCCAACTGTAGATGGCGCCAGCTTACGGATCCAAGAATTTATATACGGACATATAGAAAGCGGACAATTCGGTCTCAATCtatcaaccaatttatttacGTTCACTTGCATAGTCTAAGAGCCTACATTCTGAGAACCAGATTAACATTCAGACAAATCAGCAATAAATGTcttggtaaaagtgcagatccgcacctctcgtgattgacgcaatctactGAATGACAGTATCCAGGCTAAAtctttctagtgaagatatatTAGAATCaaccaatggcaatgtactgaattgctgatgacattttgaatctgaaacaatgatatttaatgtaattgattgaaccgtttacgcggagaggtgcAGATCTTCACTTTTACCAATGTCtttcaataatcatttttcaatgtcggcatcctggacccagttcaacagtatACTGTTAAAACTTGGAGTCTAAGGTGAAAGGAttggaaaatgaactaatgttGATTCTATACAACTGCAGAACTAAGTCCTGTAGTTTGGTATTATGAAGAATAAAAAAACATCCAATGTAAGCAGTTTAGAGAACTGTGAGTGATTTTAGTCTTAAACCCGttttttaaaacatatatCTAACAATCAACAACAGATCGAAATTAAAATGTATCCGATGAATTTTAAACTCTGGCACTGAATTTCATCacatataaaatatgtaaaacaaaTATAATCTGTACAATATACATCACGTAATAGTAAATCTATGTTTTtaagtatttcaaaaatatttgataattgagACGATATAATGGAAATATTTGAAGCTGTATCATGCAATATTTATGTCATGtcatataaacatattcagTATAGCACCTTTATTTCTATAGCATGAAAACTCTCTCTCCTGAGAGAAGAGGAACTTTCCCGATTTATTGCTGCATATTGCGATGGTTTTCGATGATAATATCGACCACTGATGGATCAGCGAGGGTCGAGATATCACCGAGATCGTCCGACTGATTCGCGGCGATCTTACGAAGAATTCGACGCATGATTTTACCCGACCGCGTCTTCGGAAGACCAGCAGTTATCTGAAAAATAGAGATAAACACTCACGACTTCATCCGGGGTCTTTACAGATacaatatttccctgatttccccGGTTTCTTGTGAAGAGGTCCTTTGTtccactcgtcaccagcaagaacaacaagataccaaaaattcaaacaattcCCTgacatttctctgtattgagTCAACAACAAATAACTATATATTTGGTGACTATTTTCTTACCTGCATCATTTCTGGAGCGGCGTATGGAGCGATCTTTTCTCTGACCAGTGTCTTTAATTCATGTTTTAAATCTTTCTCAGCTATGCtgacattttcttttaatgTAATGTAGGCATAAACACctgtagagagagagagaggagggagagagagagggagagggagggagagagggagggagggaataTGATATACTGCAGACTACTACAAACAGACAGTGAACGCATTTATACGAACCTTCGCCTTTAATACTATGTGGATATCCAACTACCGCTGTTTCTGCAACTGCTGGATGTTCATCCTGTCAAATAAGAATAGGATATAAACTTAGAATAATCTACTGCACTCGGTTCCGTACTTCTCAGACAATGAAACTCTGGGTCCAGATTTATATCACATCTGCAATTATTTGCCAAGTCTTCAGGTTTCGACAGTTCTTGGTAAGTTTTgactttcaaatatttttgaatcattataTAAAAGCATTTTCATCGTGATCTAGAATTTGTGGCACGCGTCGAGCAATTGCagtaaataaaaatatcacaaCGTACTAAAGCATCCTCAATCTCAGCCGTACCGAGACGATGTCCACTAACATTGATTACATCATCCATACGACCAGTAATCTGATAGTAACCTCCTTCATGACGATGAGCACCATCTCCCGTAAAATAATACCCTACAACAACAATCATATCGTACACAATTTATCACTCATCGAATGGTTTGTTTAGAGTGACAGAATCTATGAATGAATACCTGGGTAGGTAGTGAAGTATGTATCTTTAAAACGTCCGTGATCGCCGTATATCGTACGCGCCATTCCTGGCCACGGATGTTTGACAGTTAGAGCGCCATAAACTCCATCACCCTTCAGTTCTTTACCCTGAAATAGACATGTTTAATACACCCTCAGAGCGGGAGACTGTGATCATCGGAACTCGCGTGATTAACGTACCGTTTCAGGATCGACAACTGCCGGTTCTACTCCGTAAAACGGTCTCATCGGCATCGACGGTCGAATTTCAGCGCCTGCCTCTGAAGGCCTCGGAGAAATAAGTATACCTCCAGTTTCTGTAGAGAAATACCATATCTATATCACACACTGGTTTCACATAGAACAAGTTACTATTCTAAACGCTGATAATTTACCAGTTTGCCACCACGTATCAACTATTGGACATCGACCATCTCCGACTACTTTGTGGTACCATTCCCAGGCTTCATGATTTAACGGTTCACCAACTATAAAcataaacataaaatcaacacAGTGCAACAAGGTCTCTGGAGAGGTAGCTGGTGGGACGCTATCTGTTGGGATCTGGAGGGATAGCTGATTGACGCTATCTGGAGAGATAGCTGGTGGGAAGCTATCTGCAGGGATAACTGATGGGAAGCTATCTGGAGGGAGAGCTGATAGGAAGCGATCTGGAGAGAAAGGTGGTGGGAAGCTATCTGGAGGGATAGCTGGTGGGCAGCTATTCTGGAGGGATAGCTGGTGGGAAGCTATCTGGAGGGATGGCTGATAGGAAGCGATGTGGAGGGATAGCTGGTGGGAAGCTATCTGGAGGGATGGCTGATAGGAAGCGATGTGGAGGGATAGCTGGTGGGAAGCTATCTGGAGGGATGGCTGATAGGAAGCGATGTGGAGGGATAGCTGGTGGGAAGCTATCTGGAGGGATGGCTGATAGGAAGCGATGTGGAGGGATAGCTGGTGGGAAGCTATCTGGAGGGATAACTGGTGGGAAGTTATCTGGAGGGATATTTACCGCAGCCGAGAGTACGTAATGAAGAACGATCGTACTTGCGAACCCACGATTCATCGTATTTCAGTAGAAGACGAAGAGCAGTCGGAGctaaataaatctgattcaatTTCAACCGTTCGACCATTTCCCAATAACGACctagaaaatatcattacGATTATCGATGAAGATTCACTAATGCCTCATCGGGCCTCGTTTAGAATTCCTCATACTAACCAGGGTTCGGGTAAGTGGGAATACTTTCAAATAGAAGCGTAGTAGCACCGTTGACGAGTGGACCATAAACTACATAACTATGACCAGTAATCCATCCTATATCAGCTACACAACCGAAAACATCATCGGGTTGATAATCAAATACTGTCTGtattaaacattgaaataattgataatatttagtAAGAAAGAGAGTTCAAATAGTAGGATTCAAAGTAGGGGTACAAGTAGTCAAACCGATAACCGTTATTACTACAATCAATCGTAAAACTAGATTTCATCACTACGGCTATGTTCTACTgatataactgaaaactatACCTGATGGGTTATTCCTGCATAGAGAAGATATCCAGCATGTGTGTGAGCGATACCTTTAGGTGAACCAGTGCTACCTGATGTATATAACATAAACAATGTATCCTCACTGTCCATTATAGCAGATTCACATTCACCTGAGTATTTAGACATTTCctaaaaagaattagaaaaaaaaacaataagggCCAATGGAGTTCGTTagttaaatgtataaatagcatgaaataaatcgagaaaTACCTTTTCTAAGTAAATATCTATTTTGCCCATAGGAACATCATTGCCGGTACGTTGACTGACGAATACCGTTTTTACGCAAGGACATTTCTTTACGGCAGCATCAACCATGCGTTTTAATTCGATCGATTTACCACCGCGAACAGCTTGATCGGACGTTATCACTGTTTTAGCATCAGCTACAAATAACAGAttttaaatgagaaaagatAGATTTAATGGTTATAGGACATACCGGTAAATTAGTCTTGTCTTATACTTGACTGTAATACCGActccagaactgtgaaacttggTTTACTATTATGATTCATAATAGCAAAGCGTTTAAGATATCAGAATGGCAATAATCTAAATCTATTCGAGTTCTTACCACCATTAATTCTAGCAGCGAGGGCTTCAGCACTAAATCCAGCGAACACTACACTGTGAATAGCTCCGATTCGAGTACAAGCAAGCATTGCAGCTACGACCATAGGAGTGGTCGGCATATAGATGATTACCCTATCACCTTTCATCGTTCCATGACTAATTAGCATATTACTGATTTGATTGGTTAATTCCTTCAACTCCCTGTAAtagatttaaaatcatcaaggTTTATAAGGTACAAATGGAAAATGGTTGCATTTTGAAATGGTTATTCACTTCTTACTTATACGTGATGTATTCAGCTGAATTCGGTTCATCTTTCTCCCAGATTAGAGCAACCTTAGACGggttgatttcaaaatgacGATCAATACAATTCActgaataagaaaaaaaaaacataagaatTTTGGGTTAGAACCATGAGAAATGTCGGGTTGAACATCTACAATCAAACTGGAAATGGACACCAATATGGCATTTTTCTGCTATCATTCGGTTACTGATATGCACACTGTGGTGCTGGAATTCATGAAAAGCATCAAAAACAAATGCAAAcagaaatttgtgaaaaatcgGGTTTTGAACCACCACCTTCTGTTATCAGGTCTGGCTGCCAGAACTCTAAGGTTCAAAAACTTATCTCAACCTAATCTTACTTGGATTGGACCCCTTATCTAGCCCTAacgtaaaaattgatttttctttatcaTATGTACTAGCAGCAAAAGGGCATATCATCGAATAAAGCCGTATTGGAAAAATATCCAATTGCAATAAACAACAGGATAATAATCACCACATCACATGACTGACTCCTGCTGGTGCCTGGGATGGGTGGAGTATTTTTATTACCTGCTGCATTCAATTTTCCATTCAAAAACCACGAAATCTTCCCTTCTCTTAGATTACAATCTTTAACGATATCAAACTCTTCAAACCAATCTAAGCGATTACGTCCAAGTTTACCCCAGAATTTGTCAGGATCCGCCAGACTTAATTTGTGCAGTTCATCGTGAGTCTGAATCTGTGCAAATTCCGGTAAAACAGTAGAAATGCGTGCGCTGAATGTTTTACTGTGACATTCTCGCCCTGACCTTGCGTTCGCGAATAATTTCAGCGCATTAGACGCGGAACAAGTCGGTTTTTGGGGcacaaaattagaaaattttgaCAATCTTCTTCCGAGGGCAGCCATACTTCCTGGTTTACAAGAAAATCCGGACGAGGACTTTGCAGCATACAGTCCATTTCGCTcaccctcgcttgccagggcctGGTTGCCTGACAGGACAGCCCGACACGAATGGGAGTCATTGCGCATGGCGTGCGTCTTTTATAAGACCACTTTATACAAAGAACGCTCCAATGCCTTCTCGTTATTTCTTATTGGGCTAGTTACACTGCGTTTCTGCAGTGGTTCAGATATCAATTGCCGGTTTCAATACCGCCGTGCAAAATATGAAAGCTTCGGCTTCCGAGTTCGCGTCCAAACATTCTCTTTGCGTTAactaaattttaatcattcaaagaaagtaaaaataaacacTTTGACATATATTTGTTAGAAGTTATCTTATATTTgtatttgacaaatttgaaGGACATCAGTAAGAAACatttttacataaaaatataagaatccatttcaaaacgattaattgataaatttgtgATCCTGCGCAGCTTGACAATTAAATGGTTATTTGGCTGATTCGGCTAAAAACCTGTCATTCAGCACTTCTTCAAGGTCACATATAATCTTACATAATTATATAATAAAATGTCTGTACAACgattaatatcattatatgatataaagaataaataattCTATTATTTAAAGTGTCTACAGTCATTTAGTTTGCTATAGccttagggatcattcattcattacatacgcataaaatttgaatttttcaacccccctccccctctgtaggCGAAATCAACCATTCTTTCATattatacattaagcattacagtacgcaattgcactgacccctccccctcccctaatgcgtacgtaataaatgaatgaccccctaTTGATCCAGATCAAAAGAAATAGAAtcttaaaaataaaacggtTTTTTctcgcaacaattatacaagGGTGGATAATGAAGTCTAAGCATTTAATGTCATTTTATCTTTACAAGATtatatcaaatgaatgaaattttcattgggaaaaattctgattaaaaatcaaattgtaATTACATCTCAAATAATGCTGCGGGGCAGACGATAATTAGAGGCTCTGTGGTAAACGCTGTATAAAACTGATATCTAGCTGATATGAAGCAGGTTTAATCGAAttttaatcaatcaaaatcaccACCTAAAACTTTTGGTCAATCTCGCAGTACAGCAGTTTATGGTGGACGGTTCCGATTAACATTTTGCCTCTATAAAATGTAGCAGCGGAGGAACCATGAATGATTCCGTTGCGATCGTTTGAGTAAACCTCGGTGACCGAAACCATTTCTCCATTTTTCATACCGATTCGTAAAACCTAGAGAATGTAAAGCGAATATTATAAACTATAGTTCTATTCTGTAGAGAGAGATCTGATACcgattatagaaataaaattcacaATCATTGGAACGATACCGGTATATGGATGTTTAGTTTTGAGCAGAACACTTCTCCGATATTACGAGTAGTTGTAAAGTACTGACCTGAGAGGATGCGGATAAACTACGGTTATGGGTCATCTGGGAGATTTCTACTGGTCGGGGATGGCAACCAGTCCAAATATCACCATTTGGCAATACCTCAATATTATCCACGCCTGTATAGACTGGCACTCGCTGGGAAAATAAACAATGATTTCAATTGTTATTTAATAGTTTTTAACATTGACGTTTTAAAGACCTATTTCTATGTTACCTCTTTGAATGCCAAAGACATGTCCGCTTTCCTGTGAAATACATTGAATCCATTGCCAAAAACAGTAACAGAAACAACATAAACAAaccttgaaaataaaaagcaaACATTTCCGTtcgtgaaaaaaaacatttcatttatgaCTAAATGATGTTATTTCAATGATGATCTTACTTGTGATCAGGAGACCAATTGATTCCATTTGGAAGATACAGATTGGAGGCGACAGTGGAGGTATCTTTACCATCGTAATAAACAACAGAACCGAGAGGTAAAGTCAGTAACGCTTCAATATGTCGTAATAACTTCGAACGGAATCTGTTCATGATCGTAACGTAGAACGTGTCTTCACTCGTAGCCAAAACATCATTCATCCTGAAATATACACATCA
It includes:
- the LOC141900610 gene encoding acetyl-coenzyme A synthetase 2-like, mitochondrial; this encodes MAALGRRLSKFSNFVPQKPTCSASNALKLFANARSGRECHSKTFSARISTVLPEFAQIQTHDELHKLSLADPDKFWGKLGRNRLDWFEEFDIVKDCNLREGKISWFLNGKLNAAVNCIDRHFEINPSKVALIWEKDEPNSAEYITYKELKELTNQISNMLISHGTMKGDRVIIYMPTTPMVVAAMLACTRIGAIHSVVFAGFSAEALAARINGADAKTVITSDQAVRGGKSIELKRMVDAAVKKCPCVKTVFVSQRTGNDVPMGKIDIYLEKEMSKYSGECESAIMDSEDTLFMLYTSGSTGSPKGIAHTHAGYLLYAGITHQTVFDYQPDDVFGCVADIGWITGHSYVVYGPLVNGATTLLFESIPTYPNPGRYWEMVERLKLNQIYLAPTALRLLLKYDESWVRKYDRSSLRTLGCVGEPLNHEAWEWYHKVVGDGRCPIVDTWWQTETGGILISPRPSEAGAEIRPSMPMRPFYGVEPAVVDPETGKELKGDGVYGALTVKHPWPGMARTIYGDHGRFKDTYFTTYPGYYFTGDGAHRHEGGYYQITGRMDDVINVSGHRLGTAEIEDALDEHPAVAETAVVGYPHSIKGEGVYAYITLKENVSIAEKDLKHELKTLVREKIAPYAAPEMMQITAGLPKTRSGKIMRRILRKIAANQSDDLGDISTLADPSVVDIIIENHRNMQQ
- the LOC141906696 gene encoding serum paraoxonase/arylesterase 2-like, with amino-acid sequence MSSIYSVIKVVLFAVFVQHVGKVIYLLGFHKAVYNHKPGSCHLIEGVEYGSEDIQTLPNGFAFITSGMKLFAAEETNKEVKGKIFLFNFANPSKKVVLLELKNFDQETFDPHGISVYKDDETEKITVFVVNHHPISERIEKFEYDYANLSLTHVKTYVDAKFTMMNDVLATSEDTFYVTIMNRFRSKLLRHIEALLTLPLGSVVYYDGKDTSTVASNLYLPNGINWSPDHKFVYVVSVTVFGNGFNVFHRKADMSLAFKERVPVYTGVDNIEVLPNGDIWTGCHPRPVEISQMTHNRSLSASSQVLRIGMKNGEMVSVTEVYSNDRNGIIHGSSAATFYRGKMLIGTVHHKLLYCEIDQKF